GCTACTAGGGCATAATCATTGAGCGGATTGTTAATTACCCGCAAGGTATCTAGCATGACCATGACTTCCAAGGATTTCAGATAGGATGTTAACCCACCATCAGCCACTAAGGGAATACCATACCGGTCAAAAATGCTTGTAATCAGATGATTGTGAGTTCGTTTTTGGACTAATAGCGTAATGTCTTCAAATTTTACGTCCTTCTCCTTATGCAGACGTAAGATTTCCTTAGCCACCATTTCAACTTCGCCAGCTGATATGGCCACCTCCTCTTCCCTATCCTCTGTATCAGTCTTATCTTCCTTCTGACTATAGAGCCAGTACTCCATCTGATTTTCTGGCTTATAAGTAGGGTTTTCACTATTACCAAAGACTAGGCGGTGGCTGCCATCATAGTTAATTTCACCCACCTGTTTATCCATAAGGCGAGTAAAAATCGCATTAGTAGCTTCTACAACCTCGATACTGCTGCGGAAATTCTCCTTGAGTAATATCAATTTTCCTGCCTCTGGATTAGACTGATAAAGTTCAAATTTCTCTTGGAAAATCATCGGATCAGCCTGACGGAAGCGATAGATTGATTGTTTGATATCCCCTACCATGAAGCGATTGTGCCCATTAGACAGCAAATCCAACATTCGCTCTTGACTGTGGTTATTGTCTTGGTACTCGTCCACCATTACCTCATGGTACTTGTCTTGGAAATACTGGCGAATGTCCTCGTTTTCCTCTAAAATCCGAATGGCAAAATGCCCAATATCCGAAAATTCAAAGGCAGCTTCCCTGATTTTCAACTCCAAATAGGCTTGTGAAAAATCCAAAACAAAATCACGCAGAAGCTCCAACAAAGGCAGAGCTTGAAGCTGGTAGTCTTTAAGCAAGTTCAATTCATAGACTTCCTGCCCTAACTCCCGCAAGCCTTCAATAATTTGTTTTTTACCAGCATTATATTCTTCCTTAAAAGCTAGTAAATGCTCATCCTTAGGACGCTTAGCATTTGTCAACCCCCTGCCATTTGATTGTTTATTGATGAGTAGAATTTTTTCAACCCGTTCCATCAAGTCCTTTAGACCCAAGCCATCTAAATCTGTCAAAAGACCCACAACCTCTTCAACATTAGCAAAATATGGAGCAGAGCCAAAATCTTTTTTCCCCCACTCCACATGGTAATGGAAAAAATCTGCAGCATCATAAAGCTGGTCCAAAACAGTTTGCTTATAGTCTTGCTCAAGCATCTGGTCAATTTTTTCCTGGCTATAAAGTTCTGACTGAACAGCCTTTTCTTTTAGCCATTGGGTCGGATTGCTAGTTGATTGGCTAAAATCGTAAATCTGGTAGACGACTGCACGAAAACCGCTATTGTCTTTCCGACTACCTGAAAAATTGCCGACCAGTTTACGAAAGTCCCCTGATTTGTCATTTTCTAAATAGTTTGCAAAAATCTGACTAAAAATTTCTTTTTTGAAACTAGATTTCTCAACCTCATCTTGTAGGATACGAAACTGAGGCGAAATACCCAGACTATAGCCATAGGTCGTGACTAATTTCTGCGTGAAAGAGTCCATGGTCCCGATATCAGCCTTGGTCAAATCAGCCAACTGAGCTGATAGGTGCCGCCTCAAGTCCATATCGCTAGTCGCAGCAATGGTTTTATTAAGATTGTCCTCAATCCGGTCCTTTAGCTGACCTGCTGCCTTAACTGTAAAAGTAGAGATAAAAAGCTCTTCAATCCCCACACCACGTTGTAGCTTGTCCAGTATCCTCTCCACCATGACAAAGGTCTTGCCAGAACCAGCTGACGCTGAAACAAGTATGTTCTGACTATGACTATAAATAGCTTCAATCTGCTCAGGTGTCCGCTTGGGCTTCTTTGCAGAAGCAGCCTCCTCCAACTGAATAGCACGAATTTCTTCTGCACTTAAAAATGGTTCAAAAGCCATTAGTCCTCTTCTCCTTTCATTCTCTCTAGCCAATTCTCTCGTTTTGTTTCCTTGACTAAACGACGAGCCATTCCCATATGTCGATCGGCCTCAAAACCAGTGATGGCCTTAAGTTGCTCACCAGCAACCGAACGTCCATCTTTTGTATAAGGGTTAATAGCAAAGCGACCATTGAGAATTTCCTCAGCAGCCTTCTGATAGAGATGTCGATTATGCTCCAGTAGAATATCACATTCCTCTTTCTCATAGGTCTGCTTCTCTGTCTTATAAAGGGATGAAAGACCTTGACTTTCCCCTTTAATAAATAAACCCTTGTAGACTAAACTGGTATTGGCAAGCTGCTCTAGGTCTTCCATATTCTTCGTATCCTTTAATCGGATAAGAGGATTTTGTAAATGTAGATACATAGCTCCAAAAGCAGCCTTTTCTTTTGTTTCTTTCAGATGGCGCACAGCTTCCAAATAAGTGACCAATTGTGGTTTCAAACCATTGTAAAAATCAGCCAATGAGAAGGTCTGATCACTGGACTTGTAATCTACGATACCTACAGCATTATTTATCAATAAAGTATCCAAGCGGTCAATAGTACCATTGATATGAATTGGCCGATTGCCCTGAGTATCTAGGATTTTAATAGCTTGTTCCTCACGGAAACTCTTTTCCTGACCATCAATAGCGACCAAATCATTATCCCTTAGAACAGTCGCTGTAGAGCGAGCAATCGTATCTAAAACTTGCCCCGTGAACTCCGCTTCGGCATCCTGACTATAAAACATCTTAAACTCCGCTTCATTTTGAGTGTCAGAAATAGCCTTATCCAACTTCTGCTCAAAACTATCACTAGATTTGTCCATAGCAAAGCGTTCCATGACACGATGCAGAAATAGCCCGTGCTGGGTCACTGTCGGATGAATGGTTTCCTGCTCCCGCAAGCGTAGGACGTTGCGAATAAAGTAGAGATACTGGTTATTGTAAAAATTGGTCAAACTAGAGGCCGATAGTTTTAAAGGCTTATCTGCTGGATAGAGAACTGCTCGAGTATCTTCACTTAAGGCGATTGGACTGATATCATCCTTGATTTCAGGAATAGAAAGATCTTTTGCTGCAAATTTTTCTTTTAGTTCGGACACCAGACTAGTCCAAAAAGCTGATTGACCTTGCCAGTCTTGTTCAAGGCTTGAGAGGGCTGGCTCTTTTAACTGAGAGAGCAAGCCTTTATAGTAGCCGACATCTTGAAGATTTGGCCTGAGTGTTCGACCATGCGGTATCACTTGAAACTTCATCAGCTCGACGAGAAGGCCTATATAAGGGGATTGAGGATCTTCACCTTCATTGTATATCTGAGGTGCAGAAAGAACCAAGTGTTCCGTAGCCGCATTTAGTAAGGATATCATGGTAGCGTGGTTTTTCTTAATATTGTCACGACTGACCAAGTCAAAACGAGAGGAGCTAGCTGATACCAGATTGACCTTGGCCATCTCTTCTTCGGTCAAAAGACTGGTATTCTTAGCAACTTTTGGGAAATTAGCCTGGCCCATACCGATAGCAAAAACGTACTTGGCAGTATGAGGCATAATCAAATCATAGGATTTTACATTGACCACATCGACTGTTGCTGGAACAGTCCTATACTGACTGGCCTGCATTCCAGCTTGTAAAATAGCCAGAAAATCATCCAACTTCATCTTTTCATGACCAAAAATCTGACGAAGAGAATGAAGAGTATGGATAAAGCTATTCCAGACTTGTTCCGCCTTATCCTGCTCTGCTTCACCTAGCTCTTTAGTGAGCACTTCCATATTTTGAGTTAGCTGAACAGCCTCTAAAAAGACCATAAATTTCTCTAGTAGACTACTAGCCTTTTGCGGACCAGCCTTAAACAAGGTCAGCAAAGGCTCCATAATCCTGGCCCGCAGAGGTTCTAAGACATTCAAATCATAGATAAGCCCCTTCTCCTTAACTACCTCCTCATCATAGTCTGCTCTGCTATTGACCGAAAAGGACCGTGAAAAAGCAGCCTGGCCCTTCATATCTGCAAATTGCACATAAGATTCAAAAAGATCCAGTTCCTTTGGAGAAATACTGGCGTACAAGCCTGATTTGAGAAGGTTGAGCAGGTCCTCTGGTCTGAAACGATTGCGACGCAAGCGTTGGAGTGATTCAACAAAATGCACGAGGGGATGGTGACTCATCTCTTCTGCCTTCCCCAAATAGTAGGGGATGTCAAATCTATCAAACACCTTGCCAATTTGTAAATGATAGCTATCAACATCGCCAACCAACAAAAGAATATCCTTGTAACGAACACCCTGGCTAAGTAGCTGACGAATGGCGATTGCAACCTGCTCCACTTCAGCTTTTTGATTGATAGCTTTCCAAATCTCAAGCTTACTTTGATCTGCCTCCGTTAGGGCAAGCTGAGAACCACTATAATCGTAATGACATTCCATATTCTTGGAAATTTTACCTAGACTATCCAAAACAGGCTCCTGACCAATGTAGTCAATTTTGCTGCTAAACTGGGCGGATAAGTGACGCAAAAAATCAACATTGGCCTGGTAAACATTTCCTTCAATATAAGCAGCCTTTACAGCCTTTTTACTAGCATAAACACCTATCAAAATCTCCGATACCCGTTCATTTAAGGCGCTTACCAAGGCCTCCTCTTCTGCTGAGAAACGAGAAAAGCCATCTATAACAAGGACTATATCTTTTAACTGCTGATCTAACTGACCTGTTTCAATCATACTAATCAGCTGTGCTAACTTGGACCGGTGCTCAAAGCCTTCTTTGACCAAAACATCAGTTACTGCCAGAATTATCTTGGTCAAATCAGCCTGTTTGTCTGGAGAACCCATGGCTTCCAAGTCTAAGACAGACATATTGGCCCCTTGCAACTCTTTATATAGTGCTACTAGTTGATTGATAAAACCAAAATCTGTCTTTAGACGCCCGTAAACTTTCAAATCACCATCTTTAAACTGTGATAAGACACGGAAAAAAACCATGGCCAAGCCTACATCATCAAGCGACAGCCCTTTCTCTACCTTATCAATCAACAAATAGCGTCCTAATTGACCGAAACGTGTCACGATAATGTCAAAAGTAGCTTGCTCTGGCAAGTATTCCAAAACCTTGCGTTCCATTTC
The nucleotide sequence above comes from Streptococcus sp. 29887. Encoded proteins:
- the addA gene encoding helicase-exonuclease AddAB subunit AddA; the encoded protein is MAFEPFLSAEEIRAIQLEEAASAKKPKRTPEQIEAIYSHSQNILVSASAGSGKTFVMVERILDKLQRGVGIEELFISTFTVKAAGQLKDRIEDNLNKTIAATSDMDLRRHLSAQLADLTKADIGTMDSFTQKLVTTYGYSLGISPQFRILQDEVEKSSFKKEIFSQIFANYLENDKSGDFRKLVGNFSGSRKDNSGFRAVVYQIYDFSQSTSNPTQWLKEKAVQSELYSQEKIDQMLEQDYKQTVLDQLYDAADFFHYHVEWGKKDFGSAPYFANVEEVVGLLTDLDGLGLKDLMERVEKILLINKQSNGRGLTNAKRPKDEHLLAFKEEYNAGKKQIIEGLRELGQEVYELNLLKDYQLQALPLLELLRDFVLDFSQAYLELKIREAAFEFSDIGHFAIRILEENEDIRQYFQDKYHEVMVDEYQDNNHSQERMLDLLSNGHNRFMVGDIKQSIYRFRQADPMIFQEKFELYQSNPEAGKLILLKENFRSSIEVVEATNAIFTRLMDKQVGEINYDGSHRLVFGNSENPTYKPENQMEYWLYSQKEDKTDTEDREEEVAISAGEVEMVAKEILRLHKEKDVKFEDITLLVQKRTHNHLITSIFDRYGIPLVADGGLTSYLKSLEVMVMLDTLRVINNPLNDYALVALLKSPMFRFDEDELTRISLQANTGFFYQKMEEAKQIEGIKDDTDQENCARKNLITKGLQTKISHFLSVLDSWRSFAKLHSIHDLIWKIFNEKFYYDYVGTLPNASKRQANLYALGLRAHQFEKTGYKGLSRFIAMIDRALANDKDLADVQEFVPENAVQLMTIHKSKGLEFKYVFLMNIDKKFNLEDHYQSVIISRKNGLGVQYLADMKNRVRSSLPQVRVLMNTLPYRRNLQELKIANLSEQMRLLYVALTRAEIKLYLVGKGDKEKLADRYDGKQENGVLSKSTRENMVSFQDWILAIDAAFAGQDLHFKKRFVTDEDMEEDSEQGGGHQEQTEQETVEEGAKEATETVEVTVSEQLLLEQADQTDQAKEVKSDQIEKIQLKDIEIGLKLLSSVQELNAKYKSAIELPSLRTPSQIKKLYEPILEQEGMEIMDKSDTRQDLAKSKTKRTFNLPDFSKKPKITGAQVGSAVHELMQRLDLSWLVTEDTVREALEAVHADQAVKDKIDIQKILDFFDTDLGQEILANTDKLHREAPFASLQIDPVSQEDFVLRGIIDGYLLYDDHIVLFDYKTDKYDQPSQLSQRYQAQMQLYAEALKKAYKINRVDCHLILLGGERIEVVEVKI
- the rexB gene encoding ATP-dependent nuclease subunit B, translating into MKLVYTDIRNPLTQYLTEQAAVFAKQGKRVFYIAPNSLSFEMERKVLEYLPEQATFDIIVTRFGQLGRYLLIDKVEKGLSLDDVGLAMVFFRVLSQFKDGDLKVYGRLKTDFGFINQLVALYKELQGANMSVLDLEAMGSPDKQADLTKIILAVTDVLVKEGFEHRSKLAQLISMIETGQLDQQLKDIVLVIDGFSRFSAEEEALVSALNERVSEILIGVYASKKAVKAAYIEGNVYQANVDFLRHLSAQFSSKIDYIGQEPVLDSLGKISKNMECHYDYSGSQLALTEADQSKLEIWKAINQKAEVEQVAIAIRQLLSQGVRYKDILLLVGDVDSYHLQIGKVFDRFDIPYYLGKAEEMSHHPLVHFVESLQRLRRNRFRPEDLLNLLKSGLYASISPKELDLFESYVQFADMKGQAAFSRSFSVNSRADYDEEVVKEKGLIYDLNVLEPLRARIMEPLLTLFKAGPQKASSLLEKFMVFLEAVQLTQNMEVLTKELGEAEQDKAEQVWNSFIHTLHSLRQIFGHEKMKLDDFLAILQAGMQASQYRTVPATVDVVNVKSYDLIMPHTAKYVFAIGMGQANFPKVAKNTSLLTEEEMAKVNLVSASSSRFDLVSRDNIKKNHATMISLLNAATEHLVLSAPQIYNEGEDPQSPYIGLLVELMKFQVIPHGRTLRPNLQDVGYYKGLLSQLKEPALSSLEQDWQGQSAFWTSLVSELKEKFAAKDLSIPEIKDDISPIALSEDTRAVLYPADKPLKLSASSLTNFYNNQYLYFIRNVLRLREQETIHPTVTQHGLFLHRVMERFAMDKSSDSFEQKLDKAISDTQNEAEFKMFYSQDAEAEFTGQVLDTIARSTATVLRDNDLVAIDGQEKSFREEQAIKILDTQGNRPIHINGTIDRLDTLLINNAVGIVDYKSSDQTFSLADFYNGLKPQLVTYLEAVRHLKETKEKAAFGAMYLHLQNPLIRLKDTKNMEDLEQLANTSLVYKGLFIKGESQGLSSLYKTEKQTYEKEECDILLEHNRHLYQKAAEEILNGRFAINPYTKDGRSVAGEQLKAITGFEADRHMGMARRLVKETKRENWLERMKGEED